Part of the Bacilli bacterium PM5-9 genome is shown below.
ATATTAATCTTATTATTTATATTAATAATTTAAATGCGTTTTTTGCGAAAAAAAATTAATGAAAATAAGATTTTTTGAAATAGTTAAATATAGAAGGGTTTCATGTTTGACAATTACTTTAAGCATTGATATGATAAATTGTAGCATAAAGAGATTTATTGCGTTTTTATTTTTGTGTAATCAATTAGAATATATAGGAAGTGGATTATGGTTTGTTTTGAATATAGCAATGATAATAAAAGGTATCATACTTTTAATTATTACTTAAAAGAAAAATATCACTCAAAAGTATTTAAGGTTAGCTTGAATGCTAATTTTAGTTGTCCTAATCGTGATGGGAAAATAGCCTATGGAGGTTGCTCGTTTTGTAGTTCGTTAGGTAGTGGTGAATATGCTGGTAATATTAATAATGACTTACTTGAACAATTTGAACAAGTTAAAAGTATGATGCATCAAAAGTGGGATAAGGCTAAATATATTGCATATTTCCAAGCATATACTAATACCTATGCTCCATTAGAAACTTTAAAAGAAATGTATGAGCCATTTGTTGAAATGGAAAATGTAGTTGCTTTAGCAATCGCTACTAGACCTGATTGTTTAGAAAATGATGTAATAGAATATCTTGATTCACTAACAAGCAAACTTGATGTTTGGGTTGAATTAGGCTTGCAGACAACTAATGATGAAATTGCTAAAAGTTTTAATCGTGGTTATGATTATGATGTTTTTCTTGATTGTCTTAATCGTTTAGAAAAAACTAATATTAAAGTTTGTGTTCATTTAATTAATGGTTTATTTAATGAGAGTAAAGAAATGATGATTGAAAATGCAAAAAAATTAAGTAAATTAAAAATTGATGCAATAAAGATACATATGTTACATTTAATAACTGATTCAAAAATGGGAAAAGAGTATTTAAACAAACCTTGGGATCTTTTAAGTCTTGATGAATATGTTGAAATAGTTGTAGAACAATTAAGGTATTTAAGAAAAGAAATTGTTGTTCAAAGGTTAACTGGGGATGCTAAAAAAGATGATTTGATTGCTCCATTATGGACATTAAACAAGACAAATGTTTTAAATAGTATTGATAAATATATGAAAAATAATAATTATATGCAAGGTGATTTATGTGAGTAATTTAATTGGTGTTTTAGAATATTCAAAAATTATGATAGATAGGTATCAAGATGAAAAGGGTATTGCTGTTGATATGACTTTAGGTAAAGGAAATGATAGTGCATATTTAGCTAAATTATTTGCTAAAGTATATTCATTTGATATTCAAGATGAAGCAATTAGTTTATGTCAAAAGAGATTTACTAATCAAGAAAATATTTCTATAATTAATGATTCGCATGAAAATTTTGATGATTATGTTAATGATGAAATATCATTGTTTATCTATAATTTAGGTTATTTACCAGGTTTTTCAAAAGAAGTTACGACAAAAAGTAGTAGTACTATTAAATCGTTACAAAAGGCATTAACTTATTTAAAAAGAAAAGGTGTAATTATTATTGTTGTTTATCCGGGACATGATGAGGGGTTGCAAGAGGCAAAAGCCATAGAAAGTTTTATTGCTCAAATTCAACAAGAATTTTTTACAGTAAGCAAATATACAGTTTTAGGAAAAGATGCACCTTATGTTGTTTGTATAAATAAGAAGTAATATGGTAAAATTAAAAAGAAGGAGTGTTAGTATGAAATTATATAAATATCAAGATAAATATCCAGAAGTAGCAAGCAGCGCTTATATTCAAGATGGTGTTAGAATAGTGGGAGATGTTGTAATTGAGGATTGTGTAAGTATTTGGTTTAATTCAACAATTAGAGGAGATATGTCAAATATTTTATTAAAAAAAGGTTGCAATATTCAAGAATTGACATCTATCCATAGTGATGCACCATACGATGTTGTTGTG
Proteins encoded:
- a CDS encoding radical SAM protein (TIGR01212 family) (product_source=TIGR01212; cath_funfam=3.20.20.70; cog=COG1242; ko=KO:K07139; pfam=PF04055,PF16199; smart=SM00729; superfamily=102114; tigrfam=TIGR01212), which translates into the protein MVCFEYSNDNKRYHTFNYYLKEKYHSKVFKVSLNANFSCPNRDGKIAYGGCSFCSSLGSGEYAGNINNDLLEQFEQVKSMMHQKWDKAKYIAYFQAYTNTYAPLETLKEMYEPFVEMENVVALAIATRPDCLENDVIEYLDSLTSKLDVWVELGLQTTNDEIAKSFNRGYDYDVFLDCLNRLEKTNIKVCVHLINGLFNESKEMMIENAKKLSKLKIDAIKIHMLHLITDSKMGKEYLNKPWDLLSLDEYVEIVVEQLRYLRKEIVVQRLTGDAKKDDLIAPLWTLNKTNVLNSIDKYMKNNNYMQGDLCE
- a CDS encoding 16S rRNA C1402 N4-methylase RsmH (product_source=COG0275; cath_funfam=3.40.50.150; cog=COG0275; pfam=PF06962; superfamily=53335); the encoded protein is MSNLIGVLEYSKIMIDRYQDEKGIAVDMTLGKGNDSAYLAKLFAKVYSFDIQDEAISLCQKRFTNQENISIINDSHENFDDYVNDEISLFIYNLGYLPGFSKEVTTKSSSTIKSLQKALTYLKRKGVIIIVVYPGHDEGLQEAKAIESFIAQIQQEFFTVSKYTVLGKDAPYVVCINKK